One genomic region from Pseudoalteromonas rubra encodes:
- the tatA gene encoding Sec-independent protein translocase subunit TatA, with protein MGFGGISIWQLLIILAIIVLLFGTKKLRGIGSDLGNAVKGFKNAVSEDEEEKKSEKADSKEQLTDQAAQAKTTSEKEKDKV; from the coding sequence ATGGGTTTTGGTGGTATCAGTATTTGGCAGTTGCTTATCATTCTGGCCATTATCGTGCTTTTATTTGGGACGAAAAAACTACGTGGCATTGGTAGTGACTTAGGCAATGCGGTAAAAGGCTTTAAGAATGCAGTGTCTGAAGATGAAGAAGAAAAAAAGTCAGAAAAAGCGGATAGCAAAGAACAGCTGACCGATCAGGCTGCACAGGCTAAAACGACCAGCGAAAAAGAAAAAGACAAGGTGTGA
- the ubiB gene encoding ubiquinone biosynthesis regulatory protein kinase UbiB: protein MSIARLYQIGKTFLNYGLDDLLPRHKQPWYARAVRRSLFWLPNQHSDKPVGARLRLALQTLGPVWVKFGQMLSTRRDLLPPDIAEELALLQDKVAPFPGDQAQALIEKALGLDSIHDGFVEFEQTPLASASIAQVHCAKLVVGEELREVVVKVIRPNIEKQILADLSLMERFAHLLASLISAGRRLRPVEVVREYRKTLLDELDLMREAANAIQLRRNFEGSASLYIPEVYSDYSRRNVLVMERIYGIPVSDTEALLAQGTNMKVLAERGVEVFFTQVFRDSFFHADMHPGNIFVSREDPHNPKYIGIDCGIVGTLNREDKRYLAENFIAFFNRDYRQVAQLHVDSGWVPPDTCVEEFEFAIRTVCEPIFNKPLAEISFGHVLVNLFNTARRFNMEVQPQLVLLQKTLLYVEGLGRQLYPQLDLWKTAKPFLEKWVQDQVGPLAVAKKLYTNLPFWAEKMPELPDLIYQNLKRSQRQSAPIVQQSNTDTRALLLGIAAAALTIVAGLCFIDERQLASGLCATLAIAIFIKAWRKTG, encoded by the coding sequence TTGTCCATCGCTCGTCTGTATCAAATCGGTAAAACTTTTCTTAATTATGGCCTGGACGACCTGCTTCCGAGGCACAAGCAACCCTGGTATGCCCGGGCGGTTAGACGCAGTTTATTCTGGCTACCCAACCAACACAGCGACAAACCCGTCGGTGCGCGCCTCAGGCTGGCACTGCAAACCTTGGGGCCAGTATGGGTTAAGTTTGGCCAGATGCTGTCAACACGTCGCGACTTACTGCCACCGGACATTGCCGAAGAACTCGCCCTGCTGCAGGACAAAGTCGCCCCCTTCCCTGGCGATCAGGCACAGGCACTGATAGAAAAGGCACTGGGCCTCGACAGTATCCACGATGGTTTTGTCGAATTTGAGCAAACCCCGCTGGCCTCAGCTTCTATCGCGCAGGTGCATTGCGCCAAACTGGTGGTTGGGGAAGAATTAAGAGAAGTGGTGGTCAAAGTGATCCGCCCGAATATTGAAAAACAAATTCTTGCGGACCTGTCTTTGATGGAACGTTTTGCTCACCTGCTGGCCAGCCTTATCAGTGCTGGTCGCCGGCTGCGCCCGGTTGAAGTGGTCAGAGAATACCGTAAAACCCTGCTCGATGAACTCGACCTGATGCGTGAAGCCGCCAATGCCATCCAGCTCAGACGTAACTTTGAAGGCTCGGCGTCGCTTTATATTCCAGAAGTGTACAGTGATTATTCGAGACGCAATGTACTGGTGATGGAACGCATTTACGGTATCCCCGTATCGGATACCGAAGCACTGCTGGCCCAGGGCACCAATATGAAGGTGTTGGCTGAGCGCGGTGTCGAAGTGTTTTTTACCCAGGTTTTCCGCGACAGTTTTTTCCATGCCGACATGCACCCGGGTAACATCTTTGTGTCACGCGAAGATCCGCATAACCCGAAATATATCGGCATTGATTGCGGCATTGTGGGCACCTTAAATCGCGAAGATAAACGCTATCTGGCTGAGAACTTCATTGCCTTTTTCAACCGCGATTATCGTCAGGTTGCGCAGTTGCACGTCGACTCAGGGTGGGTACCGCCCGACACCTGTGTGGAGGAGTTCGAGTTTGCCATTCGCACGGTGTGCGAGCCGATCTTTAACAAGCCCCTGGCCGAGATTTCGTTTGGACATGTGCTGGTAAATCTGTTCAACACCGCTCGGCGTTTTAATATGGAAGTGCAGCCCCAACTGGTGCTGCTGCAGAAAACCCTCTTGTACGTTGAGGGTCTGGGCCGCCAGCTTTATCCACAGCTGGATTTATGGAAAACAGCCAAACCCTTTTTAGAAAAGTGGGTGCAGGATCAGGTGGGCCCGTTGGCAGTGGCCAAAAAGCTCTACACTAATTTGCCTTTTTGGGCTGAAAAAATGCCTGAGCTGCCCGATCTTATCTATCAGAACCTGAAGCGTAGTCAGCGCCAAAGTGCCCCCATTGTGCAGCAGAGCAACACAGACACCCGTGCATTGCTACTTGGCATTGCTGCGGCAGCACTCACTATTGTGGCTGGTTTGTGCTTTATTGACGAGCGTCAACTCGCAAGCGGTCTCTGTGCCACACTGGCAATTGCAATATTTATTAAAGCATGGCGCAAAACAGGGTGA
- a CDS encoding ubiquinone biosynthesis accessory factor UbiJ codes for MWITLLTAVAESALDQLLDKEPAVAMQLAPTQHKILAITLTDLGMCCALHYVGEQQGKPHCFVYGHYQDKADCHITTTLSTLGEISDPSQLTRLIREEKLDLEGDLQLAQSYSKAFSGLSIDWAEHLSRHLGDAPAQLLVERCKAAAQRGGGHLKTLQRTFTQLCQDELKVAVHPLEVRQFKSHTRQLAQQLAALEQRINALSEL; via the coding sequence ATGTGGATCACGCTGCTCACCGCTGTTGCCGAAAGTGCACTGGATCAGCTGCTGGACAAAGAGCCTGCTGTGGCAATGCAGCTGGCCCCCACACAGCACAAAATACTGGCGATCACCTTAACGGATCTCGGCATGTGCTGTGCCCTGCACTATGTGGGTGAACAACAAGGTAAACCGCACTGTTTTGTCTATGGTCACTACCAGGACAAGGCCGACTGCCACATTACAACCACCTTATCGACTTTGGGTGAAATCTCAGACCCCAGCCAGCTGACGCGCCTCATCCGTGAGGAAAAGCTGGATCTCGAAGGCGACTTACAATTAGCACAAAGTTACAGTAAAGCGTTTTCCGGCCTCAGTATTGACTGGGCAGAGCACCTGTCGCGTCACCTTGGAGATGCCCCGGCGCAACTGTTGGTCGAACGCTGCAAGGCAGCCGCACAACGCGGCGGTGGTCACCTCAAAACCCTACAACGGACCTTTACACAGTTGTGTCAGGACGAACTGAAAGTTGCCGTACACCCACTGGAAGTCCGCCAATTTAAATCCCATACGCGACAGCTGGCTCAACAACTGGCGGCACTGGAACAACGTATCAACGCGTTAAGCGAATTATAA
- the ubiE gene encoding bifunctional demethylmenaquinone methyltransferase/2-methoxy-6-polyprenyl-1,4-benzoquinol methylase UbiE, which produces MKEANRDTTHFGYQTVATQEKASMVADVFHSVAAKYDVMNDLMSFGIHRLWKRQTIACSGVRQGHKVLDLAGGTGDLTAKFSELVGETGQVILGDINDSMLRVGRDKLRDLGRVGNIEYVQMNAEALPFPDNSLDVITIAFGLRNVTDKDKALRSMYRVLKPGGRLLVLEFSKTDNEALSKLYDFYSFNILPTMGKLVANDSESYRYLAESIRMHPDQETLKTMMEDAGFEQASYQNLTGGIVALHRGFKF; this is translated from the coding sequence ATGAAAGAAGCAAATCGCGACACCACACACTTTGGCTATCAAACAGTAGCAACACAGGAAAAGGCCTCAATGGTGGCCGACGTTTTCCACTCCGTGGCTGCAAAATATGATGTGATGAATGACCTGATGTCATTCGGGATCCATCGCCTATGGAAACGCCAGACCATTGCGTGCTCTGGTGTCCGACAGGGCCACAAAGTTCTGGATCTGGCCGGTGGTACCGGTGATCTGACTGCCAAATTCAGTGAATTGGTGGGTGAAACAGGTCAGGTGATCCTGGGCGACATCAACGACTCAATGCTGCGCGTTGGCCGCGATAAACTGCGCGATTTAGGCCGGGTCGGGAATATCGAATATGTGCAAATGAATGCCGAAGCACTGCCCTTCCCGGACAATAGCCTCGATGTGATCACCATCGCGTTTGGACTGCGCAACGTCACTGACAAAGACAAGGCACTGCGCTCCATGTACCGAGTATTGAAGCCAGGTGGTCGTCTGCTGGTACTGGAGTTCTCAAAAACAGACAACGAAGCATTGTCGAAGCTATACGATTTCTACTCCTTTAATATCCTGCCAACCATGGGTAAATTGGTTGCCAACGACAGCGAGTCTTATCGCTACCTGGCTGAGTCCATCCGTATGCACCCGGATCAGGAAACCCTGAAAACAATGATGGAAGACGCAGGCTTTGAACAAGCGAGCTACCAGAACCTGACGGGTGGCATTGTGGCGCTTCATCGAGGCTTTAAATTTTAA
- a CDS encoding GGDEF domain-containing protein, protein MMFHDPMAIAQEKMTKVCQFLEQNQLPPTPLNYHIGYVYISQTHRELNEQLDRDIRNRTNIDSIYIEQLYYEHLQKEHQTEATLIQQVGGMIDHLSDSAQQSQQSLIGFAKQISHCIHNLDEHNVVKTRAALSDFSAHTEQLLKQHQQFKNALRKARELHEKQQKQLLTLRKQRILDPQTGLYKRHYLGHKTQLWLTQDKSVFAISVLIENLDDFSQGFGELIGETVLQRVAKRIKKYVLHSGLPGRTGRQEFTIVLADCDAETAQVVAQKIRRGVSRLKFVSAKGDVSFPDIDLAIGIAQHQPEHDFNTLAQRAAYAAKKAQSLGQHYYVSAAT, encoded by the coding sequence ATGATGTTCCATGATCCCATGGCAATAGCACAAGAAAAAATGACCAAAGTTTGTCAGTTTCTGGAGCAGAATCAGCTGCCGCCTACGCCCCTCAATTACCATATTGGCTATGTTTATATCAGCCAGACTCATCGCGAACTCAATGAACAGCTGGATCGCGACATTCGCAACCGCACCAACATCGACAGTATTTACATTGAGCAGCTCTACTACGAGCACCTGCAAAAAGAGCATCAGACCGAGGCAACGCTGATCCAGCAAGTTGGCGGCATGATCGATCACCTCAGTGACTCAGCACAGCAGTCTCAGCAAAGCCTGATTGGTTTTGCCAAGCAGATCAGCCACTGTATCCACAATCTCGATGAGCACAATGTCGTCAAAACGCGGGCAGCCTTAAGTGACTTTAGTGCCCACACAGAGCAACTGCTTAAGCAGCATCAGCAGTTTAAAAACGCCCTGCGCAAAGCCAGAGAGCTACACGAAAAACAGCAGAAACAATTACTTACGCTACGCAAACAGCGCATTTTAGACCCACAAACGGGCTTGTATAAACGCCACTACCTGGGCCATAAAACCCAGCTATGGCTGACCCAGGATAAGTCCGTTTTTGCCATTTCTGTCTTGATCGAAAACCTCGATGACTTCAGTCAGGGATTTGGCGAGCTGATCGGCGAAACCGTATTACAGCGGGTCGCCAAAAGGATCAAAAAATACGTGCTCCACAGCGGCCTGCCAGGGCGCACAGGCAGACAAGAGTTCACCATTGTGCTGGCAGACTGTGACGCCGAGACGGCCCAGGTCGTCGCGCAAAAAATTCGTCGTGGCGTGAGTCGCCTGAAATTTGTCAGTGCCAAAGGCGATGTCTCGTTTCCCGACATTGATTTGGCCATTGGTATTGCACAGCATCAACCCGAGCACGATTTCAACACCCTCGCCCAGCGCGCCGCCTATGCTGCCAAAAAAGCCCAGTCGCTCGGCCAGCACTACTATGTCTCTGCCGCCACTTAA
- a CDS encoding DUF885 domain-containing protein produces the protein MSFPLKTTLSRSLCAVTLALGLAGCELTQVSADQQFTTLAQQVMAFRSDKQAQGSTLLPDLSAAHLATKNAERVAFLQRLDALDETKLSEENRINLVILRAQIQDKVDRYRFNAHYMPLKSESGFHSSLPRMLGSTDFKTRDDYALYLSKLAEVPRYFAENIAWMRKGLETGLTQPKAVLAGYEASIEAFIVDEATESTYFRPFKHNRSGLPEDEFKRLQNQAQEVIAQQVIPAYREYLAFFVEQYRPGARDDIGISSTPNGVEFYRNRTAHFTTTQMTPEQVHALGLEEVARIKSEMMEIIKQTQFDGSFAEFVQFLRTDPQFYASSAQELLKEAAFIAKKMDAQLPKLFHTLPRRPYGVAPVPDAIAPKYTTGRYLGADKDTDAGYYWVNTYALDKRPLYVLEALTLHEAVPGHHLQISLNQELDYLPDYRRDSYISAFGEGWGLYAEYLGLEAGFYQDPYSNFGRLTYEMWRAARLVVDTGMHMFGWSRERAMNFMRDNTALSLHNVKTETDRYISWPGQALSYKVGELTIKRLRAKTEAALGDAFDIREFHHQILRHGSVPLNVLETQIDKYIASVQNTSQTL, from the coding sequence GTGAGCTTCCCACTGAAAACAACTCTATCCCGCTCTTTGTGCGCAGTGACATTGGCACTGGGCCTGGCAGGATGTGAACTTACTCAGGTCAGCGCTGATCAACAATTTACTACCTTAGCCCAGCAAGTTATGGCATTTCGTAGCGACAAGCAGGCACAGGGAAGCACCTTACTGCCAGATTTAAGTGCAGCCCATCTGGCCACTAAAAATGCAGAACGCGTGGCCTTTTTACAGCGTTTAGACGCACTGGATGAAACAAAATTAAGTGAAGAAAACCGTATAAACCTGGTGATCTTGCGTGCTCAGATCCAGGACAAGGTAGATCGCTATCGCTTCAACGCTCATTATATGCCACTCAAGTCAGAGAGCGGCTTTCACAGCAGCCTGCCGAGGATGCTGGGCAGCACTGATTTTAAAACCCGCGACGACTATGCGCTTTATCTGAGTAAGCTGGCGGAAGTGCCGCGTTATTTTGCAGAAAATATTGCCTGGATGCGCAAGGGGCTTGAAACGGGCCTGACCCAGCCAAAGGCGGTGCTGGCAGGGTATGAAGCATCTATTGAAGCTTTCATCGTCGATGAGGCAACAGAGTCGACTTATTTCCGTCCTTTTAAGCACAATCGCAGCGGTTTGCCAGAGGATGAATTTAAGCGTTTACAGAACCAGGCGCAGGAAGTGATCGCACAACAGGTGATCCCGGCGTACCGCGAGTATTTGGCATTTTTTGTCGAGCAGTACAGGCCAGGTGCGCGTGATGATATTGGTATCTCCAGCACCCCGAATGGCGTTGAGTTTTACCGCAACCGGACCGCGCACTTTACGACGACCCAGATGACTCCTGAACAAGTGCATGCATTGGGACTGGAAGAAGTGGCCCGGATCAAAAGTGAAATGATGGAGATCATCAAGCAAACTCAATTTGACGGGAGCTTTGCTGAGTTTGTCCAGTTTTTAAGAACCGATCCTCAGTTCTATGCCAGCAGTGCACAAGAGCTGCTTAAAGAAGCTGCCTTCATTGCTAAGAAAATGGATGCGCAGTTGCCAAAGCTGTTCCATACACTGCCGCGTCGTCCATATGGGGTTGCGCCGGTGCCGGATGCCATTGCCCCTAAATACACCACAGGCCGGTATTTGGGCGCTGATAAGGACACGGATGCAGGTTACTACTGGGTCAATACTTACGCCTTAGACAAGCGTCCTTTGTATGTGCTTGAAGCCCTGACATTGCACGAAGCGGTGCCGGGACATCATCTGCAAATCTCGCTGAACCAGGAATTGGATTATTTACCTGATTATCGTCGCGATTCTTATATCTCAGCGTTTGGTGAGGGCTGGGGCTTATATGCTGAATACCTGGGTCTGGAAGCGGGCTTTTATCAGGATCCATATAGCAACTTTGGTCGCCTGACCTACGAAATGTGGCGGGCAGCTCGACTGGTTGTGGACACCGGAATGCACATGTTTGGCTGGAGCCGGGAGCGGGCAATGAACTTTATGCGTGATAACACGGCTTTGTCGCTGCACAATGTGAAGACAGAAACCGACCGCTACATATCCTGGCCAGGTCAGGCACTGTCATACAAGGTGGGTGAGTTGACCATTAAACGTTTGCGCGCGAAAACCGAGGCGGCGTTAGGGGATGCCTTTGATATTCGTGAGTTCCACCATCAGATCCTGCGTCATGGTTCTGTGCCGTTAAATGTGCTGGAAACGC